The Posidoniimonas polymericola genome includes the window CGTCGTTCATACGGAAGTACCGCACGCCGTAGCCAAAGCTGAACTGCGAGTTCTGGTGCTTGGCCTTCATGTGACGGTTGTTGAGCGTGTGGGTCTTCATCAGCTCGATGCCGTCGGTTTCCGTGTGGTTGCGGACCTGGAGCGTGTTGAACCGGAAATTGAACTCGTGCAGGTCGCCGAAGTCTCGTGCGATTGCGACCACCAGGAACTCGCCCGGGTTGGCGGGGTCCGGGGCGAGCAAGAACAGAAAGTTCCCGCCGTTGCCGTTAATGTCGTCCGCAATGTTGTCGTAGAGGATCAGGGTGCCGTCAGGTCCCACGACCGTTATCAACCCGCCGTCGAGCGTGTCGTCGGCGTTGAGGTCCCCGACGATGTCGTCAAAGTAGTCGCGGTAGCCCAGCATGAAACCTTCAGGGGTATTGAAGTTGACATGCACGCTGCCGAAGCCGTTGAGCGTGGGGGCCAGCAGGATTTCTAGCGGGTTGGGGTTCTGGCTCTGCCCAGGAGGGGGGGGGCCAAAACCAGTAATGTTGGTCCCCTCGTTGAAGTCGATGACGCCGTCGCCGTCGATGTCGATTCCGTCGTTGCCCAGGTCGAGCGGGACGAACCCATACACCTCAGAGGTCGTGTAGCTGGGCCCATCAAGGACGCCGACCGTGTAGGCGATCTGATCCTTGAAGTAGCCGAACTCGTAGCGATCACCCCACCCGAAACCAGCGTAGGGAGGGGCGTCCTGGATCCCGTTGATGATCGTGTAGGGCTGAGGCTGGAGCCCCGGCGGCAGCTGGTTCAGGATGGGGGCCGAGTCGTCCTGGGGCTGGCGGGGGTAGATTTCCTCCGCGAGGTCCGTGACGCCCGGCGCGCCGATGGTGGTGCGGTCTCCGGTGAAAGCCCAGTAGAGCTTGTCGTAGCCGAAGATGTAGCCGCAGCTGCGGTCGACCGGCATGCAGTCCAGGTCGAGGTCGACTGGCTCGAAGTACCGCAGGTCTGAGGCACCCTCGCAGAACGGACCGCAATGGTCCTCGTACTGCGCGAGGCTGGCCGCCCAGGGCGACGCCAGCAATGCCGTGGCTGTAAGAAGTGTTCTGATTCGGATGGGGAACATCGGCTTCCTCTGGCGCTCTATGTTCGCGGAACCGGGGCGCAACCTATCGCGCCGCCGGCAGACCAGTTCTCTCTGTGCCGGTAGTATCGGGTGCGCCGGACGTGCCAGTTGAGTAACTCTGGTAAACCCTAACGAAAATCCGGGTCGTTCCAGCTAGCACTGCTGGCCGCCGATCCGCCGAGAGAACGCGAGCGACTGCTCTTCCGCCTGCAATCACCCCGGCGGGCGAAGCGAGCCAGGCAGAACGTTCAGAAGACGAGAGGCTCCGCAATTGATGGGCGCGGGCGTCTCGATAAGCGGGCATAAAAAAAGCCCCCGCAGGTGGGGCAGAGACCTGCGGGAGCCGGGCGTCGAGCGTTGAGCTATCGACAATACGAATGTTAAAGAAAGGGGAAGGCGTCTGCAAGTTTCTATCCCAGAAAATCTGCCTTTTCCTACAAATAGCAGTCAAACGGGGCAAAAAAGGCCTCCCTCGCCTGACTTTGAATGCGCGGTGCCGCAATTCCCGTGACTGCGGATGACCGATCGGGGACGCACGCAGCTCACCCTGTGCCAGCATTGCCGCGGGCCGGTCTGGGGCGTAGGTTTCTGTTGTCGAGCTAAACTGCCAATCGCACGCCATTTGCGCCCCGAGCCCCAGGTTCTCCCTTGATCCTCCGCCCTGCGTTGACGACCGCTGTTGTGCTCTCTCGGGCGGCCGTGGCGATCGTGGTCGCCCTCGCCGCGCAGGCCGACGCTCAGCCACTGCCCGCCGACCCGCCGGTGGCGCCGGCCCCGCAGCCCGCGACCGCTGGCGACGGGCACGACGCCGCGGAGCCCGCCCCAGCAATCGGCGAGAAGTGGGTCCGCCTGCAACGCGACGCCGACGGCCAACCGGTCGCCCTGCAGACCGCCATCGTCCGCTACACCGGCCGCTGGCACGGCGACCCGGTCGAGGTCGACCTGATCGGCGCCGTGCACGTGGGCGACCCGGCCTACTACCAGGACCTCAACCGCCGCTTCACCAAGTACGACGCCCTGCTGTTTGAGCTGGTCGCCCCGCAGGGGACCGTCATCCCGAAGGGGACCCGCGCCGACACCCGCCACCCGCTCGGCGCCATGCAGGGCGGCATGAAGACCATCCTCGAGCTCGAGCACCAGCTCGAGCAGGTCGACTACACCCGCGCCAACTTTGTGCACGCGGATATGTCCCCCGAGGAGTTCTTCGAGACCATGCAGGACCGCGACGAGGGCGTGCTGCAGATGTTCATGCGGATGATGGGCCAGTCGATCGCAGCGCAGAGCGAGCAGCAGGCCGAGGGTCAGTCCGCCGACGCCGAGATCCTGATGGCGTTGTTTGCCAAGGACCGCGCCCGGCGGCTGAAGATCGTCATGGCCAAGCAGTTCCATCAGATGGAGGGCCTGCTTAGCTCGTTCGGCGGTGAGGAGGGCTCGACCATCATCACCGAACGCAACAAGAAGGCGTTGGCCGTCTTGAAGGACCAGCTCGACATGCACCGCCGCAGGGTCGGTGTGTTCTACGGCGCCGGCCACCTGGCCGACATGCACGAGCGGATCGTTGGCGAGTTCGGCCTGCAGCCCGAG containing:
- a CDS encoding BBP7 family outer membrane beta-barrel protein, encoding MFPIRIRTLLTATALLASPWAASLAQYEDHCGPFCEGASDLRYFEPVDLDLDCMPVDRSCGYIFGYDKLYWAFTGDRTTIGAPGVTDLAEEIYPRQPQDDSAPILNQLPPGLQPQPYTIINGIQDAPPYAGFGWGDRYEFGYFKDQIAYTVGVLDGPSYTTSEVYGFVPLDLGNDGIDIDGDGVIDFNEGTNITGFGPPPPGQSQNPNPLEILLAPTLNGFGSVHVNFNTPEGFMLGYRDYFDDIVGDLNADDTLDGGLITVVGPDGTLILYDNIADDINGNGGNFLFLLAPDPANPGEFLVVAIARDFGDLHEFNFRFNTLQVRNHTETDGIELMKTHTLNNRHMKAKHQNSQFSFGYGVRYFRMNDDFRFDGLTDIAGRVFTITQSENSIVGPQVRVKAARQVGKWNTSIDTRFMFGYNIQNIDQTNGFGDDAMPGGLNNLLYLQPTYSRYGKRSDDFTPFIEMRAEVKYQLTRSLALKGGFNATYVDNISRAAQLVQYNAPDFGIGQTGEQNIFISGLTFGAEFVH